The Dioscorea cayenensis subsp. rotundata cultivar TDr96_F1 chromosome 19, TDr96_F1_v2_PseudoChromosome.rev07_lg8_w22 25.fasta, whole genome shotgun sequence genome includes a window with the following:
- the LOC120283887 gene encoding NAC domain-containing protein 2-like: MSSPHELPPGFRFYPTDEELIVHYLRNREASLPSPASIIGEVDIYKFDPWDLPAKATFGDKEWYFFSPRERKYPNGVRPNRAAGSGYWKATGTDKKIVSGKENVGVKKALVFYQGKPPKGHKTNWIMHEYRLSQPIKLGDWVLCRIYKKSSHLWDLEQEGSSVEDIHTSNPKNNKQVNTLKAEKSISLSDLLNEADYSTLSQLFDMDQSMNMVQTSVNCQPLVHESNGGQSNTETGCSVLKEEKSLKRQRPVHFYSEEEIDDILIPSKKSNSSNNSYFSNQFYSPQCNLLNQHLLLNPQLRLQ, translated from the exons atgtcAAGCCCTCATGAGCTCCCTCCAGGTTTCAGGTTCTACCCAACTGATGAGGAACTAATAGTGCACTACTTGAGAAACCGGGAAGCTTCACTGCCATCTCCGGcgagcatcatcggagaagTAGACATCTATAAGTTTGATCCATGGGACCTACCTG CAAAGGCGACGTTTGGAGATAAAGAATGGTACTTTTTTAGTCCAAGAGAACGCAAGTATCCGAACGGTGTCAGGCCAAACCGGGCGGCTGGTTCCGGTTACTGGAAGGCTACTGGCACTGATAAGAAAATAGTTTCCGGCAAGGAGAACGTTGGTGTCAAAAAGGCTTTGGTTTTTTATCAAGGAAAGCCTCCCAAGGGACACAAGACTAATTGGATCATGCATGAGTATCGCCTTTCTCAACCTATAAAG CTGGGCGATTGGGTTTTGTGCCGTATTTACAAGAAGAGTAGTCATCTTTGGGATTTAGAACAGGAAGGATCTAGTGTGGAGGATATTCATACATCGAATCCGAAAAATAACAAGCAAGTAAACACTCTCAAAGCCGAGAAATCGATCTCTTTGTCGGACCTCCTTAATGAAGCAGACTACTCAACACTGTCTCAATTGTTTGATATGGATCAAAGCATGAACATGGTTCAAACCAGTGTGAATTGTCAGCCTTTAGTCCATGAAAGCAACGGTGGTCAAAGCAATACAGAAACAGGGTGCTCTGTtttgaaagaagagaagagtttGAAAAGGCAGAGACCAGTTCATTTTTACTCAGAGGAGGagattgatgatattttaatacCATCAAAGAAGAGCAATAGCAGTAATAATTCCTACTTTTCAAACCAGTTTTATAGCCCACAGTGCAACTTGCTGAACCAACACTTGTTGTTAAACCCTCAGTTAAGGTTGCAGTAA
- the LOC120283815 gene encoding gibberellic acid methyltransferase 2, with translation MEHKHYKKSKYQAWTKDLHRILCMQGGEDDGSYAKNSEAPASAVVLSKPLLIEAIHSMKLFSNETSIRIADLGCATGYNTLSTMELIVGTLSQRYEREQYYCNSNIDKNNNKVPEFEAFFSDLPSNDFNSLFRSLVPSSLEDSIKKPYFTAGVPGSFYKRLFPKAKLHFVVSLSALHWLSQIPEEVLDKQSPAWNEGRAWIDGGKKAAVDAYAKQSSEDLEAFLQCRKEEVVQGGMLFLLMAGRPGCSQPDNQLGDPDSRAKHPFTSYMDQAWKDLLNEGLIDEDTRDTFNIPAYMRSMEEVREAFEKCDGFEIMKLEFQRIVEHSKEKQEEWIKDPVSYGKCKANLVRATLKPIVEAHLGQVLCEELFKRFEKRVSEDITMLHKTCFYGVIVVSAIRK, from the exons ATGGAACACAAGCACTACAAGAAGAGCAAATACCAAGCATGGACAAAGGATCTCCATAGAATACTTTGCATGCAAGGTGGTGAAGATGATGGAAGCTATGCGAAGAACTCCGAGGCCCCGGCCTCGGCTGTCGTCTTGTCGAAACCATTGCTCATAGAAGCAATCCACTCCATGAAGCTTTTCAGTAATGAAACTTCAATCAGAATTGCAGACTTAGGCTGTGCCACAGGATACAACACTCTCTCAACCATGGAGTTAATTGTAGGAACCTTGAGCCAACGTTATGAGAGGGAGCAGTACTACTGTAATAGTAATATTGATAAGAATAATAACAAAGTGCCTGAATTTGAAGCCTTCTTCTCTGACCTCCCTTCCAATGACTTCAACTCTCTCTTCAGATCATTGGTTCCTTCTTCTCTTGAGGATTCAATCAAGAAGCCATACTTCACTGCTGGTGTTCCAGGCTCCTTCTACAAACGCTTGTTCCCTAAAGCCAAACTTCATTTTGTTGTTAGCTTGAGTGCTTTGCACTGGCTTTCCCAG ataccGGAGGAGGTGCTAGATAAGCAATCTCCGGCGTGGAATGAAGGCCGAGCATGGATAGACGGTGGGAAGAAGGCTGCAGTGGATGCATATGCTAAGCAATCTAGTGAAGACTTGGAAGCATTTCTTCAGTGCCGAAAGGAGGAGGTTGTGCAGGGTGGGATGCTGTTCTTGTTGATGGCTGGCAGGCCAGGTTGCTCTCAACCGGATAACCAGTTAGGTGATCCAGACTCAAGAGCCAAGCACCCTTTCACCAGCTACATGGATCAAGCTTGGAAGGACCTACTAAATGAg GGATTGATAGATGAAGACACAAGGGACACATTCAACATCCCTGCTTATATGAGGAGCATGGAAGAGGTGAGGGAAGCATTTGAAAAGTGTGATGGGTTTGAGATAATGAAGCTTGAGTTTCAGAGAATTGTAGAGCATTCAAAGGAGAAGCAAGAGGAGTGGATAAAAGACCCGGTTTCTTATGGTAAGTGTAAAGCTAACCTTGTCCGGGCTACATTGAAACCAATTGTTGAAGCTCATCTTGGTCAAGTGCTTTGTGAGGAACTGTTCAAGAGGTTTGAGAAAAGAGTCTCTGAAGATATCACTATGCTTCATAAGACTTGTTTTTATGGTGTCATTGTTGTCTCTGCTATCAGGAAGTGA
- the LOC120283886 gene encoding pentatricopeptide repeat-containing protein At5g15010, mitochondrial-like yields MMLSRIFRRTSHRPFPSILLLLHSHHLPPLPQPPPPPTTHLSNSPLITAFFPSLPISFSFSSSSHNPTTNLRGDDDLQSDTEGDDNGDYIDSQRIAHQLDDEMLRDVTTVITSLADFSTDAAGAKRRLEDCGVVPVPELVAEVLSRLRNDWGPAFTFFLWAGNGNHHGYSHSVREYHSMIAILAKMRRFDTAWTLVGEMKRSSLVTPQTLLILIRRYAAIHDVAKAINTFYALKRFGFSLRVEDFHGLLSALCRYKNVSDAEHLLLCNEKAFPFETKSFNIILNGWCSVLVYLREAKRFWKDMDRRGIAKDVVSYGSMISCYSKAGNLKDVLKLFDRMKEDGVLPDRKVYNAVIFALAKHNCMDEAKKLLKIMEEKGVSPNAVTFNSLIRPLCKARLIDDARLLFDEMWQRGISPSIRTFHSFFDVLRTQEEVFELLDRMKQTGCCPVIDTYIMLIRKLCRWRQHESVFKLWDDMSENGLLPDRSAYIVLIHGLFLNGKLEEASKYYDEMKAKGFVPEPKTEEMIQTWLSAKDTSMRSGLAELNAKRVANGSFSKKDRVTSNISQPHFLKQPEMRSVTRERGFSFW; encoded by the coding sequence ATGATGTTGTCAAGGATCTTCAGAAGAACCTCTCACCGTCCCTTCCCTTccattctcctcctcctccattccCACCACCTCCCTCCTCTCCCACAACCACCACCTCCACCCACCACTCACCTCTCCAACTCCCCTCTCATCACCGCCTTCTTCCCCTCCCTtcccatctccttctccttctcctcctcctcccacAATCCCACTACCAATCTTCGTGGCGATGATGATCTTCAATCCGACACCGAAGGGGATGACAATGGAGATTATATCGACTCACAGAGAATTGCCCATCAATTGGATGACGAAATGCTCCGAGACGTCACCACTGTCATCACCTCACTCGCCGACTTCTCCACTGACGCTGCCGGCGCAAAGCGCCGGCTTGAGGACTGCGGCGTTGTTCCAGTGCCGGAACTGGTGGCCGAGGTCCTCTCTCGGCTCCGCAATGACTGGGGCCCTGCCTTTACGTTCTTTCTGTGGGCCGGCAATGGCAATCACCATGGTTACTCCCACTCCGTGCGCGAGTACCACTCCATGATCGCCATCCTCGCCAAGATGCGTCGGTTTGACACAGCGTGGACGCTTGTCGGCGAGATGAAGAGATCCTCTCTTGTCACTCCGCAGACTCTTTTGATTCTGATCCGTAGGTATGCCGCTATTCATGATGTCGCAAAGGCTATCAATACGTTCTATGCGCTCAAAAGGTTTGGGTTCTCGCTGAGGGTTGAGGATTTTCATGGCCTCCTCAGTGCGCTTTGCCGGTATAAGAATGTTTCGGATGCCGAGCATTTGCTTTTGTGCAATGAGAAAGCTTTCCCCTTTGAGACAAAGAGCTTCAATATAATACTCAATGGGTGGTGCAGTGTCTTGGTGTATCTCCGTGAGGCCAAGAGGTTTTGGAAAGACATGGATAGAAGAGGGATTGCTAAGGATGTTGTGTCTTATGGTAGCATGATCTCTTGCTACTCAAAAGCCGGAAATCTTAAGGATGTCCTCAAGTTGTTTGACAGAATGAAAGAGGATGGTGTTCTGCCTGATAGGAAGGTTTACAATGCTGTCATTTTTGCGCTTGCAAAGCACAATTGCATGGACGAGGCAAAGAAGCTTCTTAAGATTATGGAGGAGAAGGGTGTTTCTCCCAATGCGGTAACCTTCAATTCTTTGATCAGGCCGCTGTGTAAAGCTCGTCTAATTGATGATGCACGGctgttgtttgatgaaatgtggCAGAGAGGTATTTCACCCTCTATACGGACATTCCATTCGTTTTTTGATGTGTTGAGGACTCAAGAAGAGGTCTTTGAGCTTCTAGATAGGATGAAACAGACTGGTTGTTGTCCTGTGATTGATACATATATAATGCTTATCAGGAAGCTATGTCGATGGAGGCAGCATGAAAGTGTTTTTAAGCTGTGGGATGACATGAGTGAAAATGGGTTGTTACCTGATCGTAGCGCGTATATTGTTCTGATACATGGCCTTTTCCTCAATGGAAAGTTGGAAGAAGCTTCCAAATACTATGATGAGATGAAAGCAAAAGGTTTTGTGCCAGAGCCAAAGACTGAAGAGATGATACAAACTTGGCTTTCTGCAAAAGATACTAGCATGCGGTCTGGTTTGGCAGAGTTGAATGCCAAGCGAGTTGCTAATGGTTCCTTCTCAAAGAAAGACAGAGTTACTTCAAATATTTCACAGCCACATTTCCTGAAACAACCGGAGATGAGAAGTGTAACCAGAGAGAggggtttttctttttggtag
- the LOC120250403 gene encoding NAC domain-containing protein 92-like — protein sequence MAGSVTRISKCSSCSRSGYMDMPPGFRFHPTDEEIVNYLKEKVLNPNFKSIAIGEVDLNKCEPWDLPSNAKTGQKEWYLFCQKDRKYPTGIRTNRATEAGFWKATGKDREIYTDRGGLLVGMKKTLVFYKGRAPKGMKTNWVMHEFRLVAQPSLTKSIKDAWVVCRVFQKKESMKTKNSMIDLVDDEHLDQNESLTLNNNNHLINPSTKTVSTQITDTAMVNPHDHYYLNDQEQGKLIDEPTTMKMLCKLEQISTCQSMITASHDAGVVLSPETNTEISSMNLENNFISNWFFNYPYYQDLDNFFNY from the exons atggcaggATCAGTCACAAGGATCAGCAAGTGCAGTTCATGTAGCAGGAGTGGTTACATGGACATGCCCCCTGGTTTTAGATTCCATCCAACTGATGAAGAGATTGTAAACTATCTCAAAGAGAAGGTTCTCAATCCCAACTTCAAATCAATAGCCATTGGAGAGGTTGATTTGAACAAGTGTGAACCATGGGACCTTCCAA GTAATGCTAAAACAGGACAGAAAGAGTGGTATTTGTTCTGCCAGAAGGATAGGAAGTATCCAACTGGGATTAGGACTAATAGAGCTACAGAGGCTGGCTTTTGGAAGGCCACTGGGAAAGATAGGGAGATATATACAGACAGAGGAGGCTTGTTGGTTGGCATGAAGAAGACTCTTGTTTTCTATAAGGGTAGGGCTCCTAAAGGGATGAAGACTAATTGGGTCATGCATGAGTTTAGGCTTGTTGCTCAACCTTCATTGACAAAATCCATAAAG GATGCATGGGTTGTTTGTAGGGTgttccaaaagaaagaaagcatgaAGACTAAAAACTCAATGATTGACTTGGTGGATGATGAACATCTTGATCAAAATGAGAGCTTAACCcttaacaataataatcacTTGATCAATCCATCCACTAAGACTGTTTCAACCCAAATTACTGATACTGCAATGGTGAATCCTCATGACCACTACTACTTGAATGATCAAGAACAAGGAAAACTAATTGATGAACCAACCACAATGAAAATGCTGTGCAAGTTGGAGCAAATTTCTACATGCCAGTCTATGATCACTGCATCACATGATGCAGGAGTAGTGCTGAGTCCTGAGACTAACACCGAAATCTCGTCGATGAACCTAGAGAACAACTTCATCAGCAATTGGTTCTTCAACTATCCTTATTACCAAGATCTGGACAACTTCTTCAACTACTGA
- the LOC120249690 gene encoding protein SLOW WALKER 1 has product MAAADLQSYFPAESSAAVLPPPRRPRPSTPESNFWRSFRKSQLSPSFILPVSSLDFSPTAPHDLAVAASASIHLLDGSSISPKPYSPLSSGFSDLAHSPSFRSDGALLAAGDSSGLVHVLDPSHSRPPLRRLRAHTRAAHVVRFPKSPNDKLHLFSGGDDALLCYWDIPSETSVLSIAGAHKDYIRAGAASPVNTEIFATGSYDHTVKIWDVRVSPESNPVSSFNHGNPVESLLFLPSGGLLATAGGNVVKLWDVIGGGRLIHSMESHNKTVTSLCLEKFGDGSDDEQSRILSVSIDGYLKVFDYAAFKVTHSMRFPAQLLSVGFSPSGSAWVVGASNGTLYFGKKRTEKKEIVASVASEFDGFVAEPQKRALRPSYYRYFHRGQSEKPGEGDLIVKKAAKLKLAEHDKLLKKFRHRESLVSALRRGNPNSIVAVMEELVARKKLLKCVENLDVDELGLLLGFLHKHATTPRYARFLMGLVKKVLEMRAEDVRSSAILRGHVRNLKRMVVEEIQVQRSLQEIQGMISPLLVIAGR; this is encoded by the coding sequence ATGGCGGCCGCCGACCTTCAATCCTACTTCCCGGCCGAATCCTCCGCCGCCGTCCTCCCCCCACCTCGCCGTCCTCGTCCATCCACACCGGAATCCAACTTCTGGCGTTCCTTCCGCAAGTCCCAGCTCTCCCCATCGTTCATCCTTCCCGTCTCCTCCCTTGACTTCTCCCCCACCGCCCCCCACGACCTTGCCGTCGCTGCCTCCGCCTCCATCCATCTCCTTGACGGCTCATCCATCTCCCCGAAACCTTACTCTCCCCTTTCCTCCGGCTTCTCCGATCTCGCCCACTCCCCATCCTTCCGTTCTGACGGTGCCCTCCTCGCCGCCGGCGACTCCTCCGGTCTCGTCCACGTCCTCGACCCCTCCCACTCACGCCCACCTCTCCGCCGCCTTCGCGCTCACACTCGCGCCGCTCACGTCGTCCGGTTCCCCAAATCCCCTAACGACAAGCTCCACCTCTTCTCCGGCGGCGACGATGCCCTTCTTTGCTACTGGGACATCCCCTCCGAGACCTCAGTTTTATCCATTGCCGGAGCTCACAAGGACTACATCCGTGCTGGAGCTGCATCCCCAGTCAACACGGAGATCTTTGCCACCGGTTCCTACGACCACACAGTGAAGATCTGGGACGTCCGCGTCTCTCCGGAATCCAACCCCGTCTCAAGCTTCAACCATGGCAACCCCGTCGAAAGCCTTCTCTTCCTTCCGTCTGGAGGCCTTCTTGCGACGGCTGGAGGTAATGTCGTCAAGCTCTGGGATGTCATCGGTGGTGGGAGGTTGATCCACTCGATGGAGAGCCATAACAAGACCGTGACATCTCTGTGTCTTGAAAAATTCGGAGATGGCAGTGATGACGAGCAGTCAAGGATTCTTAGTGTTTCCATTGATGGGTATCTGAAGGTTTTTGATTATGCTGCGTTCAAAGTCACTCATTCAATGAGGTTTCCGGCCCAGCTCTTATCAGTGGGGTTCTCACCATCAGGCTCTGCTTGGGTTGTTGGAGCTTCAAATGGGACTCTGTATTTTGGGAAGAAGAGGACAGAGAAGAAGGAGATTGTGGCTAGTGTGGCTAGTGAATTTGATGGGTTTGTTGCTGAGCCACAGAAGCGAGCATTGCGACCGTCTTATTATCGATATTTTCATCGCGGGCAAAGCGAAAAGCCGGGAGAGGGTGATCTAATTGTGAAGAAAGCTGCGAAATTGAAATTGGCTGAGCATGACAAGCTCTTGAAGAAGTTTAGACACAGGGAGTCTCTGGTTTCAGCTTTGAGGAGGGGAAATCCAAACAGCATTGTGGCAGTGATGGAGGAGTTGGTGGCAAGGAAGAAGTTACTGAAATGTGTGGAgaatttggatgttgatgagctTGGGTTGTTGCTTGGTTTCCTTCATAAACATGCTACTACGCCGAGGTATGCGAGGTTCTTGATGGGGCTGGTGAAGAAGGTGCTTGAGATGCGGGCGGAGGATGTTCGGTCTTCCGCTATACTGAGGGGTCATGTTAGAAATCTTAAGCGGATGGTTGTGGAAGAGATTCAAGTTCAAAGATCGTTGCAAGAGATACAAGGCATGATTTCGCCTTTGCTTGTGATTGCTGGGAGATGA
- the LOC120249691 gene encoding pentatricopeptide repeat-containing protein At1g09220, mitochondrial-like, which produces MNNVTRNRTSMPWFSNVLVIIRRRRRRRRRRRELSTLISHILPQWLLTPKTNSTAPPPPILPSNHSHGLLSLLLYHQPKRHPSLQVHAQLLTTALHHAAVLLWNTLLRHYSLGPSPQEAIHLYNQMQHLLITTNSFTFSFLLKACANLSSLRQGSQLHGLVVKRGFESNVYVHTSLLDMYVCCRALVDARKVFDEMPERNAVTWNVIITGMARHGEISMAWALFQQMPERNAIAWTGMIDGYTRARRPVEALSLLVQMLAEGVSPTEVTILAVVPAISTVGALGFGESMHAFCDKNGIGLLDVRVENSFIDMYAKCGSIDSSMKVFERMSWRRNLVSWTSVISAFAMHGMASEAVGLLKEMKQDNVRPNRVTFLSVLNACSHGGLVEEGMRFFSSMVYEYGIEPEIKHFGCMIDMLGRAGRLWEAEKLIGDLPGEVNVIVWRTLLGCCSKHGDVEMGERVMRRILEMEKGYGGDYVILSNMLSEAGRFGDAEGIRRLMDERHALKVPGLSLVAGKD; this is translated from the coding sequence ATGAATAATGTAACCAGAAACAGGACATCAATGCCATGGTTTTCCAATGTCCtagtaataataagaagaagaagaagaagaagaagaagaagaagagagctatcaaccctaatttctcatatCCTTCCCCAATGGCTCCTCACTCCCAAAACCAACTCAacagcaccaccaccacccatCCTCCCCTCCAACCACTCCCACGGCCTCCTCTCCCTCCTCCTCTACCACCAACCCAAACGCCACCCTTCACTCCAAGTCCACGCCCAGCTCCTCACCACTGCTCTCCACCACGCTGCCGTTCTTCTATGGAACACTCTCCTCCGCCACTACTCCCTCGGCCCTTCTCCTCAAGAAGCCATCCACCTCTACAACCAAATGCAGCACCTTCTCATCACCACCAACTCCTTCACCTTCTCCTTCCTCCTCAAAGCCTGCGCCAATTTGTCCTCACTACGGCAAGGATCTCAGCTCCACGGTCTCGTCGTCAAACGGGGATTTGAGTCCAATGTTTATGTGCATACTTCGTTGCTTGATATGTATGTTTGTTGCCGGGCTTTGGTGGATGCACGGAAGGTGTTCGACGAAATGCCTGAGAGAAATGCCGTGACTTGGAACGTTATCATCACTGGCATGGCTCGACACGGGGAGATCAGCATGGCTTGGGCGTTATTCCAGCAGATGCCTGAGAGGAATGCTATAGCTTGGACGGGAATGATAGATGGATACACGAGAGCTCGGAGACCAGTTGAGGCTTTGAGTCTGCTTGTTCAAATGCTGGCTGAAGGTGTATCGCCCACCGAGGTGACGATACTTGCTGTTGTTCCGGCCATTTCCACTGTTGGAGCTCTTGGTTTCGGTGAATCAATGCATgctttttgtgataaaaatggCATTGGATTGCTTGATGTTAGAGTGGAGAATTCTTTCATAGACATGTATGCGAAATGTGGATCGATTGACAGCTCAATGAAGGTGTTTGAGAGAATGTCTTGGAGGAGAAACTTAGTGTCATGGACTTCGGTTATATCGGCATTTGCCATGCATGGCATGGCGAGCGAGGCTGTAGGATTGTTGAAGGAGATGAAGCAAGACAATGTCCGGCCGAATAGAGTGACATTCTTGAGTGTGTTGAATGCATGTAGCCATGGAGGTTTGGTGGAGGAAGGGATGAGGTTTTTCTCGAGCATGGTGTATGAGTATGGGATTGAGCCGGAGATCAAGCACTTTGGTTGTATGATCGACATGCTTGGAAGGGCAGGGAGGCTGTGGGAGGCGGAGAAGTTAATCGGGGATTTGCCAGGAGAGGTGAATGTGATAGTGTGGAGGACATTGCTGGGGTGTTGTAGCAAACATGGAGATGTGGAGATGGGTGAAAGAGTGATGAGAAGGATTCTAGAGATGGAGAAGGGGTATGGAGGAGACTATGTTATCTTGTCTAATATGCTCAGTGAGGCTGGAAGGTTTGGAGATGCTGAGGGAATTAGGAGGTTGATGGATGAAAGACATGCGCTCAAAGTCCCTGGGCTCAGTTTAGTTGCTGGGAAAGACTAG